From a region of the bacterium genome:
- a CDS encoding RyR domain-containing protein: MNDTTIEACARAAHEANRAWCLAHGDTSQPPWEQAPDWQKSSAMNGVQGVLNGNTPEQSHESWLAEKAAAGWKHGPTKDPDKKEHPCFVSYAELPPEQRAKDHIFVTVVRAMVDAFFPKKAHG, encoded by the coding sequence ATGAACGACACAACGATTGAAGCATGTGCAAGAGCGGCTCACGAAGCGAACAGGGCATGGTGCCTTGCCCATGGCGACACGTCACAACCCCCGTGGGAGCAAGCGCCGGATTGGCAGAAGTCCAGCGCCATGAACGGCGTGCAGGGCGTTCTGAACGGCAACACGCCTGAACAGTCGCACGAGTCGTGGCTTGCAGAGAAGGCCGCAGCTGGGTGGAAGCACGGGCCGACGAAGGACCCGGACAAGAAAGAACACCCGTGCTTCGTGTCGTATGCTGAGCTTCCCCCCGAACAGCGAGCGAAGGATCATATTTTTGTGACCGTGGTTCGGGCGATGGTGGATGCGTTCTTTCCTAAGAAGGCGCATGGGTGA